In Methanobrevibacter sp. TMH8, one genomic interval encodes:
- a CDS encoding DUF1890 domain-containing protein → MKKALILLGCPESPSQTPIAIYAAQKLAKMDYEVTIASTPSAAKLLEVSDPDEYYVKNKMDIESCLDGLEQGQYDLLVGFVHKDAAASYFITFYHILQCEAIALVFEKDTKLIEEFENMVAENTDAKIVSVRAFHNPTPLRVKFDKVLKELQ, encoded by the coding sequence ATGAAAAAAGCTTTAATATTATTGGGATGTCCAGAATCTCCTTCTCAAACACCAATAGCTATTTATGCAGCTCAAAAATTAGCTAAAATGGACTATGAAGTTACTATAGCCAGTACTCCATCTGCAGCTAAACTTTTAGAAGTTTCAGATCCTGATGAGTATTATGTGAAAAATAAAATGGATATTGAATCTTGTTTAGATGGTTTAGAACAAGGACAATATGATTTATTAGTAGGTTTTGTACATAAAGATGCTGCTGCTTCTTATTTCATTACTTTCTACCATATTCTACAATGTGAAGCTATAGCTTTAGTATTTGAAAAAGATACAAAATTAATAGAAGAATTTGAAAATATGGTTGCTGAAAATACCGATGCTAAAATAGTATCTGTGAGAGCTTTCCATAATCCAACTCCATTAAGAGTTAAGTTTGATAAAGTTTTAAAAGAATTACAATGA
- a CDS encoding DUF1894 domain-containing protein, whose protein sequence is MSFCLETYLQQSDDYEVLLSRAGFKECAEIIKEKADEVLYINPGDKVLGVRIIGIPPIPVGINNDKGTIIISYTKPCHGTAAIELPVDIKEIENIRKIAIDK, encoded by the coding sequence ATGTCATTTTGTTTAGAGACTTATCTTCAGCAGTCTGATGATTATGAAGTTTTACTTTCACGAGCAGGATTCAAAGAATGTGCAGAAATTATAAAAGAAAAAGCTGATGAAGTTCTTTATATAAATCCTGGTGATAAAGTTCTTGGAGTTCGTATTATTGGAATTCCTCCAATTCCTGTTGGAATTAATAATGATAAGGGAACTATAATTATTTCTTATACTAAACCTTGTCATGGAACTGCAGCTATTGAATTACCTGTTGATATTAAAGAAATTGAAAACATTAGAAAAATTGCTATTGATAAATAG
- a CDS encoding methionine synthase gives MISTVVGSYPVYKKEGKSRKNKILSYVGTHDPCKIAIQHSVESQLTAGIDIISDGQVRGEMVELFTKSVPGFKIEGNTYVINSKIAKHHKSIGASDLKLAIKYMNNFLKNSNFTDDEKAKKGVKGIVTGPCTIVQSSKLGPIYKDKNTAILDMAHVLMDECASLEKAGAKLIQIDEPFISTGLIDMKIAKKAIDIIADEIAIPVALHSCGDVKSVFKDIIAFNVDIIDCEFAGHHSNLNVLAKYANDLKTANKKIGLGVIDTKKSTIDSIDEISNIIEKGISIIGKENLLIDPDCGMKLLSDNVAFSKLKNMVEAMNRF, from the coding sequence ATGATTAGTACTGTTGTTGGTAGCTATCCGGTGTATAAAAAAGAAGGAAAATCAAGGAAAAACAAGATTTTATCATATGTGGGTACTCATGATCCTTGTAAAATAGCTATTCAACACTCTGTTGAATCTCAACTTACTGCAGGAATTGATATTATTTCTGATGGTCAAGTTAGGGGGGAAATGGTTGAACTGTTTACAAAAAGTGTTCCTGGGTTTAAAATTGAAGGAAATACCTATGTTATCAATTCTAAAATAGCTAAACATCATAAATCTATTGGAGCTAGTGATTTAAAATTAGCTATTAAATATATGAATAACTTCCTGAAAAATTCAAACTTTACTGATGATGAAAAAGCTAAAAAAGGTGTTAAAGGTATTGTTACTGGTCCATGTACCATAGTTCAATCTTCTAAATTAGGCCCAATTTATAAGGATAAAAACACTGCTATCTTGGATATGGCTCATGTTTTAATGGATGAATGTGCTTCTCTTGAAAAAGCTGGTGCAAAACTAATTCAAATAGATGAACCTTTTATTTCCACTGGTTTAATTGATATGAAAATAGCTAAAAAAGCTATTGACATTATTGCTGATGAGATAGCTATTCCTGTAGCACTTCATTCATGTGGAGATGTTAAATCTGTTTTTAAGGATATTATAGCTTTTAATGTAGATATTATTGATTGTGAGTTTGCAGGTCATCATAGTAATCTAAATGTTTTAGCTAAATATGCAAATGATTTAAAAACAGCTAATAAAAAGATTGGTTTAGGTGTTATTGATACTAAAAAATCAACTATTGATTCTATTGATGAGATATCTAACATAATCGAGAAAGGAATATCTATAATAGGGAAAGAAAATCTTCTAATCGATCCTGACTGTGGTATGAAACTACTTTCAGATAATGTTGCCTTTTCTAAACTTAAAAACATGGTTGAAGCTATGAATAGGTTTTAA
- a CDS encoding thymidylate synthase: MATLIEVDEIADGWETLVKKIIKEGKDVNDERGSLTKEILNVMVSIKKPLGKANSGDFFNIKSKVSDILDIKVPEGYFWGGDKLKTYSEQFISDDKQGFIYTYGNRLRAHFDEVDQIDEAIKRLNNCRESRRAISITWDQVIDTQNDEVPCMILVDFKIRDDKLYTTALWRSHDIYGAWFPNAVGLTYLAQYVSKRVDVPIGSITIHSISAHIYEVNFPEANKLLE, encoded by the coding sequence ATGGCTACTTTAATAGAAGTTGATGAAATAGCAGATGGATGGGAAACATTAGTTAAAAAGATAATTAAAGAAGGTAAAGATGTTAATGATGAAAGGGGATCATTAACTAAAGAAATCCTAAATGTAATGGTATCCATCAAAAAACCATTAGGTAAGGCAAATAGTGGTGATTTTTTCAATATTAAATCTAAAGTATCTGATATTTTAGATATTAAAGTTCCTGAAGGTTATTTTTGGGGAGGAGATAAGCTTAAAACCTATAGTGAACAATTCATCAGCGATGACAAACAAGGTTTTATTTATACATATGGAAACCGTCTCAGAGCTCATTTTGATGAAGTTGATCAGATCGATGAAGCAATTAAAAGACTTAATAATTGCAGAGAATCAAGAAGAGCTATTTCTATCACATGGGATCAAGTGATTGATACTCAAAATGATGAAGTTCCTTGTATGATCCTTGTTGACTTTAAAATAAGAGATGATAAACTTTATACAACTGCTCTATGGAGAAGTCATGATATTTATGGGGCATGGTTCCCAAATGCTGTAGGTCTAACTTATTTAGCTCAATATGTTTCAAAAAGAGTTGATGTTCCTATTGGATCAATTACAATCCATTCAATCAGTGCTCATATTTATGAAGTTAATTTTCCAGAAGCTAATAAGTTGTTAGAATAA